The sequence ATGAGAATCTCGCCGACGCCCAATCCAAACATGGCTCGTCATACGTAAATCATCAGGCATCATACGGAAAGCAAAGTAGGAAGCGTGTGATTCCTCTTGGCGCTTCACGCCTGACGCCTCACGTTTCACGTCTCCTTACCCTTGCTTGACCTGCTTCCCTGATTGAACCGGCGCCGATGCCGGCGGGGCCGCCTGCGATTGTGCAATCTGCGAGGGCGGCGTTTCAGGCGCATCGGACGGAGGAGGCGTCACGTCGATGGCATCTTCCTCGTTGACGCTCTTCTTGAAGCCTTTAATGGCCTTCCCGAGCCCTTCGCCCAACTGCGGAATCTTGCCCGCGCCGAAAATGATCAAGAC comes from Nitrospirota bacterium and encodes:
- a CDS encoding twin-arginine translocase TatA/TatE family subunit produces the protein MFGSFGWMELTLILVIVLIIFGAGKIPQLGEGLGKAIKGFKKSVNEEDAIDVTPPPSDAPETPPSQIAQSQAAPPASAPVQSGKQVKQG